The DNA sequence CACTTTGCACATCACATACACTCATCAGCCACTTTGTAAGGTACAAGGGGCGCATGTGATTGTGCTTGAAAAATACAGACCAGTCTGTCACATTCATAGTTCATTAAATATGAGTAGACTTTGTTGTCTACATACCTGAATGCAGTGACccgctgccatgtgattggttcACTAGATATTTGCGTTCAAGTACCTAATAAAATGTCTGCTTAGTGTATATTGCAGTATTACCTCACTGTCACCGATGTCCCCAGCAgatcttcatcttctttgtgTCGGTGATGGTTGCGGCTGTCAACGCACAGTGGTTTGGCCAAATGACGTCCGACATCATGGCAGACATGCACCTCATTGAGCAGGCGTGCGGACTGGGCCAGGACATCGGCCTGTCGTCTAACCGCGAGGCGTACGCCAAGCTGTGCGACACGGACGCCAAATACAGGCACCTCAGCAGTCGCCTGTGGCTCTACCAGCTACTGTGCTCCCTCTGTAACCTCTGCTGCGTCGGCTGCAACTTCTACAGTCTCTGTTACATGGCTGAGAACCTCATCACACTGTAACACTGACGCACTGCGTGGACACTGGTCCACTACTGGACTGAAAactttgtgggaaaaaaaaaagtcagtcccctaccttttttttgtatacGAGCAGTAAGTTATATATTTAATACACAATGTctttatttcagtaaaaaaaagtctagtGGAAAGTAATGGCAGGTTATCGGCTCGTGTGTAGATATTTTTCACGTCAGTTAAGCTGAATTTCTCTCAGGAGACaaaatctttttctttaaaaaaaaattaccccaaaacaaatgctttcacAATCgttaattttaaatatttaaaacatcgGAGGAACAATATTGGCACAAAAATGGCCCAGATCACCACACTGTTTCAAACATTTGAAGCGACATCTTTATTCGTAAGGAGGCACAGTCCTG is a window from the Solea solea chromosome 9, fSolSol10.1, whole genome shotgun sequence genome containing:
- the si:ch211-121a2.4 gene encoding transmembrane protein 205, which encodes MATDHEPTFTVKLLQLLLLSTYWGMQIWVTFVSSFVMDSYLSRHTYGFIQSRLVPYYLHLGSACAFFNLTIYAVYHPSDLLNEREAFQIFIFFVSVMVAAVNAQWFGQMTSDIMADMHLIEQACGLGQDIGLSSNREAYAKLCDTDAKYRHLSSRLWLYQLLCSLCNLCCVGCNFYSLCYMAENLITL